TGTTATTGGTTCTGATATTATTAACTTAGTTATTAGTACATTTACATTTAAAACTTTATATCAATAAGAGGCTTAAAATGTTAAGTAAATTTTCCATCAATCTAAAAAAGCCAAATTTTAAATTTCTAAAAAATAGTAAAAAGTTTCAATTTAATAAAGAATCATTAGAAAAGATTTTTAGAGACTTTGATTATAAAGCTTATTTAACTAAATATAAAAATAGATTTAATGAACTATTAGGAAAAGAGTCTGATAATACAAATCATCTAGGAAATATGATTGAGGCTATGATACAGACAAAATATAAGTTGAAAGGTGGATTTTCTGATTTAATAGCAAACGAAGCAAAATATGAGAGTTTTGTAAGAAGTTTAGGTTATGAATATTTTGATAGTTATACAGAGCTTCTTAAAGTATATAAAGATACTTCAAGTTTTTTAGATGATAAAAAACAAGAACTTTGTGCAAATATGTATATTATAACTCTGGAAGATATAAAAAATAAAAATAAAGTTTTAGGAATTAGAGATGTTGTAAATTTAGATTTTGAAGTATTAAGTAAATTCTATTTTACAAAAGTTGTAGTTCTTGGAGAGGGTGTTTTATCTTCAGTATTTGGAGAAGATAGAGAGATTATCTTTAATTCCAATGCTGATACAGAAAATGATGAAGAGATAAATAAATACTTTGATAAGATGATGGGGCAAGCAATACTTTTAGGAGCATCTGATATACATATTCAAAAAACTAGTCGTTATGCCTCTTTATGGTTTAGAATAGATGGTATAAAAGTTGATATGGGAACTATGCCTATAGCCATTGCAAAAACAATAAAAAGAAGATTAGTAACTATGGCTGACCAAGAAGACTCTGATTATGAGTCAATAAATGGGGTTATCAACTATGATTATGCAAAAAAGAATATCAAATTTAGAATTGGATTAATCAACTCAAAGTTAAACTTCTCTTTAGTTATGAGGATGATTGGTGGTAAAGGTGTAGTTTCTCATAATCTTTCTGGACTTAACTATCCAGAAGAGACTATAAAAATATTAAATAATCTTTCAAAATATGCAAATGGAATGATTCTTATAACAGGACAAGTTGGAAGTGGGAAAACTCATCTAATGTATGCCCTACTTCAACAACTAGCAAAACAGCAACAATATGTTATTACTATCGAAGACCCTGTTGAGTATGTTGATGAGTCATTTTTCCAAATCGATTTATCAGAGTTTGCAAGTGCTAGTGATGAGTTTAAATATGGTTACCCTGAAGCTGTTGTTGATATCCTAAGGCAAGATTCAAATATTATCCTTATTGGAGAGACTAGAGAACCTCAAACCGCACAACAACTTGTAAATGCTTCAAACTTAGGACAGCTTGTATTTTCAACAATGCACACCAACTCTGCACCTGCAACAGTTTCAAGGATGACAAGTTCACTAGGAATAAATGAAGGGGATATAATAGATAATTTAAGAGGAATTGTATCTCAAAGACTTGTTAGAAAACTTTGTAAATTCTGTAGTGTTCCTGATAATACTGGTGGATATAAAAAAGTTGGTTGTGATGAATGTAGTCATACTGGATTTAAAGGTAGGGTCCCTATTGCTGAAGTTGTAAGATTTAAATTAGGTCATGGTGGGGATTTCCAAAATCCAGCAGAATATATGACTGTTGAAAAAGCTGCAATGGCACAATATTATGCAGGATTTATAACTCATGAAGATGCAACTGCAATTATAAGAGGGGAAGAAGTATGGTACGATTAGCAATTACTGATTTTGCTTCAAAAGAGGAGAGTGAATATTTTTACGTAAATGAAGAGTATGAAACTTCTCAAAATATGTTTACATATTCAGCATTTAAAAGATATAGTGCCTATTTACCGAAAGAAGATACAAGTAAATTTTATTCTTTAAATCTCTTATCAAAGAAATATTTAGAAAAAAATAGATTTTTAATCCATATTGCAGATGAAGAGTTTATAATTTTATTTAATCATAAAACAATTTATAGTGCAAAAATAAATCCAAGCTTTATTACAGATGATATGATTAAATCTATACTAATTACTAAACATATTACTATGCTAAGTAGTGGAGGAGAACTTGATAAATTTTATTATGTAATTAATTCAAAATTTAGAGCTGCTTTAGAAATAATTTTAAAACAAAATATTAAAAATGAAAAGAAACAAGTTATTGCTCAATCTTTAGGAGATATTGAAGATTTAGTTGCCTCTTTAAAAGATTTAGATACTCCACAATCTCATACAACTAAACTATCTATTTTAGCTCTTTTACTTGGTGGAAGTTTTTGGTTAAGTTTTTTTGGACTTAGCA
The Aliarcobacter faecis genome window above contains:
- a CDS encoding GspE/PulE family protein, which produces MLSKFSINLKKPNFKFLKNSKKFQFNKESLEKIFRDFDYKAYLTKYKNRFNELLGKESDNTNHLGNMIEAMIQTKYKLKGGFSDLIANEAKYESFVRSLGYEYFDSYTELLKVYKDTSSFLDDKKQELCANMYIITLEDIKNKNKVLGIRDVVNLDFEVLSKFYFTKVVVLGEGVLSSVFGEDREIIFNSNADTENDEEINKYFDKMMGQAILLGASDIHIQKTSRYASLWFRIDGIKVDMGTMPIAIAKTIKRRLVTMADQEDSDYESINGVINYDYAKKNIKFRIGLINSKLNFSLVMRMIGGKGVVSHNLSGLNYPEETIKILNNLSKYANGMILITGQVGSGKTHLMYALLQQLAKQQQYVITIEDPVEYVDESFFQIDLSEFASASDEFKYGYPEAVVDILRQDSNIILIGETREPQTAQQLVNASNLGQLVFSTMHTNSAPATVSRMTSSLGINEGDIIDNLRGIVSQRLVRKLCKFCSVPDNTGGYKKVGCDECSHTGFKGRVPIAEVVRFKLGHGGDFQNPAEYMTVEKAAMAQYYAGFITHEDATAIIRGEEVWYD